From Apium graveolens cultivar Ventura chromosome 9, ASM990537v1, whole genome shotgun sequence, the proteins below share one genomic window:
- the LOC141685415 gene encoding galactan beta-1,4-galactosyltransferase GALS3: MATHITDEKQKKMFIGVIWSCAAEVKILCTALLFLCSLLTIFQFFPSPLSFSYVSDFRKCVTTIPTSPPGPPPIRLDQSLQNGVIKRSFDPHGAAAYNFVLMSAYRGGVSSFAINGLSSKPLHVFGKPTYQCEYVSNNVTNSNNTIIVEGYKILPDWGYGRVYTTVVVNCTFPIPVGEFGGKLVLHASTNGGGDTEDNHTDIITVLDEGSRSVNFSVFNEAPKYDYLYCGSSLYGDLSPQRVREWIAYHVRMFGPKSHFVIHDAGGVHPQVMEVLRPWMEQGFVTLQDIRDEERFDGYYHNQFLVVNDCLHRYRLMAKWMFFFDVDEFIYVPKNSNMKSVVDSLSEYTQFTIEQRTMSNKLCLTDDQGKESRKWGFEKLIYRDVKRGIRRDRKYAIQPRNVYATGVHLSQNFAGKTTHKTEGRITYYHYHGTISERKEPCRQLVNDTTLKLDATPYVMDTSMRDAAVAVKRFELKMIGSGLQNTRQ, encoded by the exons ATGGCCACTCACATTACAGATGAAAAACAAAAAAAGATGTTCATTGGTGTAATATGGAGCTGTGCAGCTGAAGTTAAAATCCTCTGCACTGCTCTTCTCTTCCTCTGTTCTCTCCTCACCATCTTTCAGTTCTTCCCTTCTCCTCTTTCCTTCTCCTACGTTTCCGATTTTCGTAAATGTGTCACGACTATTCCTACCTCTCCACCAGGTCCACCGCCAATTCGGCTAGACCAAAGTCTTCAGAATGGTGTTATTAAACGTTCTTTTGACCCGCATGGAGCTGCAGCTTATAATTTTGTACTTATGTCAGCTTACAGAGGTGGGGTTTCTAGTTTTGCTATAAATGGATTGTCTTCGAAGCCTCTGCATGTTTTTGGAAAGCCTACTTATCAATGCGAGTATGTTTCAAATAATGTGACTAATTCCAACAACACTATTATTGTGGAGGGTTACAAGATTTTGCCTGATTGGGGGTACGGTCGTGTTTACACGACCGTAGTTGTGAACTGCACTTTCCCGATCCCTGTCGGAGAATTTGGAGGGAAATTAGTCCTCCATGCTTCTACTAATGGCGGCGGTGACACGGAAGACAACCATACCGACATAATTACCGTGTTGGATGAAGGTTCGAGAAGTGTGAATTTTTCGGTTTTTAATGAGGCACCGAAATACGATTACTTATACTGCGGATCATCCTTGTACGGGGATTTAAGTCCACAGAGAGTCCGAGAATGGATTGCTTATCATGTGAGGATGTTCGGGCCAAAATCACATTTTGTTATTCATGATGCTGGTGGTGTTCATCCTCAAGTTATGGAGGTTTTGAGGCCATGGATGGAACAAGGGTTTGTGACATTACAAGATATTCGAGATGAAGAGAGATTTGATGGGTATTATCATAATCAGTTTCTTGTGGTGAATGATTGTTTGCATAGGTACAGGTTGATGGCTAAATGGATGTTTTTCTTTGATGTGGATGAGTTCATTTATGTTCCGAAAAATAGTAATATGAAATCGGTTGTCGATTCGCTTTCGGAGTATACTCAGTTTACTATTGAGCAGAGGACTATGTCTAACAAGCTCTGTCTTACAGATGATCAAGGCAAAGAATCCAG GAAATGGGGATTCGAGAAGCTAATATACCGAGATGTCAAGAGAGGGATCAGGAGGGACAGGAAGTACGCGATCCAGCCAAGGAATGTATACGCGACAGGAGTTCATCTGAGCCAGAATTTTGCAGGGAAAACAACGCATAAGACAGAGGGGCGCATAACTTACTACCACTATCATGGAACCATATCAGAAAGAAAGGAGCCATGCCGGCAGCTAGTCAATGACACAACTCTTAAGCTTGATGCCACTCCATATGTAATGGACACCTCAATGAGAGATGCAGCTGTAGCTGTCAAGAGATTCGAGCTCAAAATGATTGGTTCTGGTTTACAAAATACGCGGCAATGA